Genomic segment of Arachnia propionica:
TTGACCGTTCCCGCCCCCGTCGTGCACGGGAGGGTGCCGTTCATGGCGAACCTCCACAAGTCGTGGGCGGGATTCGAAGCAGCGACGTTCTTCGAGGATCGGCTGGGACGTCCCGTCACCTTGGTCAACGACGCCGACGCCGCCGGGCTGGCGGAGGTCCACTACGGCGCGGCGAAGGGCAACGACGGCCTGGTGATCATGACCACCCTGGGCACCGGCATCGGCAGCGCCATCATCCATCGCGGGGTGTTGGTGCCGAACGCCGAACTGGGGCACGTGGAGCTCGACGGTTTTGACGCGGAGACCCGCGCCGCCTCCTCCATCAAGGAGAAGGAGAAGCTCAGCTACAAGGAGTGGGCTGTTCGTCTGCAGCGCTACTACAGCCACATCGAGATGCTGTTCTCCCCCGACCTGTTCGTCGTCGGTGGTGGGGTTTCGAAGGATTCGGAGAAGTTCCTGCCCCTACTGCAGCTGCGCACCCCCATCGTCCCGGCAAAGATGCGCAACCGGGCGGGAATCATCGGCGCCGCGCTAGCGGCACAGGACGCGAACCTGCACCCCGACTCCTCCCAAGCCGGTTGAGCCGGGCACTCCCTCCCGAAGCTGGTTGAGCCGGGTCGCGAGGAACGAGCGACCCGAGTCGAAACCCCTGACACCCGGTAGCCAAACCCGGCACAAAGTCCCGAACACCGACAAGAGGTTTCGACACGACCAGCTCGCAGAGCGAGCAGGCCGGCTCAACCAACTTCCACCCCCACAAGCCGGTTGAGCCGGGTCGCGAAGAACGAACGACCCGAGTCGAAACCACCCGGAAGCCGAGAAACAGACCCAACCACAGTCACCACGGTTTTCGACACGACCTACTCGCTGATGCTCGTGAGGATCAGCTCAACCGGCTCTGGGATCGCTCAGGCGGAGACGAGACCGGCGAGGATCAGAGCGATGATGACCGCTCCCAGGATCACGCGGTAGATGAGGAAGCTCGTGAACTTGTTGGAGGAGACGAACTTCAGCAACCAGGCGATGGTCGCGTAGGCGACCACCCCGGAGACCA
This window contains:
- the ppgK gene encoding polyphosphate--glucose phosphotransferase — encoded protein: MNILGIDVGGSGIKGAPVDLTLGDFAEARVRIPTPAKSSPKNVAAVVAEIIENFKEQIPAGSRIGLTVPAPVVHGRVPFMANLHKSWAGFEAATFFEDRLGRPVTLVNDADAAGLAEVHYGAAKGNDGLVIMTTLGTGIGSAIIHRGVLVPNAELGHVELDGFDAETRAASSIKEKEKLSYKEWAVRLQRYYSHIEMLFSPDLFVVGGGVSKDSEKFLPLLQLRTPIVPAKMRNRAGIIGAALAAQDANLHPDSSQAG